GAAGGATATAATACCTGGAGTTACTAGTGCTAATTTAGATTCAATAGGTATTAGAATGCCAGATGATGAGATTGCTAGAAAGTTGATTGAACTGTCTAATACTACTATAGCTGCACCATCGGCCAATATAAGTGGAAGACCAAGTCCGACAGATTTTCAAAGATGTATAGAAGATTTAGATGAAAAAGTTGATTGTATTTTAGGTGGAGAGCAAAGCAATATTGGAGTTGAATCTACTATTGTTGATTGTACTGTAGTTCCACCTATTGTTTTGCGTCCGGGTGGAATAACATTGGAGATGCTTAGAGGGGTTGATTCTGGTATTCAGTTAGATAAGGCTATTATGCAAAAGCCTCAAGAGAATTTAAAGCCTAAAGCTCCAGGTATGAAGTATAAACATTACTCCCCTAATGCTAAAGTTACGGTAATAACTGGAGAAAGAAAAAAAACTATTGAAAAAATAAAAGAAATGGTACACTATAATATAGAAAAAGGTAAGAAAGTTTGTATTTTAACTGTTGAAGAAAATGTTAATGAATATACAGATGGAGTTAGCATAGTGATAGGCAGCATAAAAGATTTATCAACTGTAGCTAGAAATTTGTTTGAAGCCTTAAGAAAATGCGATGATTTAGGAGCAGATATAGTTTTGGCTGAGGGATATGAAGAAAAGGGTGTAGGTATAGCTATTATGAATAGATTAAATAAGGCAGCTGGATTTGATATTATTGAGGTTTAACTCAGTTAGCAATGTTAAATTATCAATTGTCAATTGTCAATTGTCAATTGCGAAAATATATTCTAAAATAATATATTTCTAATTAATAAATATGATTTGGAGATGATTTGTTATGAAAATTGCAATAGGATGCGATCATGGTGGAGTAGAACTAAAAAATGAAATAATTAAGTTTTTAAATGGCGAAGGATATGAAGTAAAAGATTTTGGAACACATTCAACAGATTCATGCGATTATCCTGATATTGCATTACCAGTAGCAGAAGCTGTAGTTGCAAAAGAATATGAATTTGGAATATTAATTTGTGGTACAGGAATAGGAATAGGCATTGCTGCAAACAAGGTTCCAGGTATTAGAGCTGCATTGTGTTCAGATACCTTTAGTGCACATGCAACAAGAGAGCATAATAATGCAAATATATTAACTATGGGTCAAAGAGTTGTTGGAACAGGTCTTGCTTTAGATATTGTAAAAACTTTCTTATCATCAAAATTTGAAGGTGACAGACATCAAAAAAGAATAAACAAGATTTCAGATATAGAAAAAAAATACACACATTAAAAAAAGCAGCTATGCTGCAACCAAGATCATAAAAAACAAACTATATTCTGCGAAAGCCTAAAAAATGCAGATATACTATGATAAAGATAAAGAAAAAAGCAGCTATGCTGCAACCAAGATCATAAAAAACAAACTATATTCTGCGAAAGTCTAAAAAATGCAGATATACTATGATAAAGATAAAGAAAAAAGCAGCTATGCTGCAATTAAGATCATTAATAAAATAGGTATGATGTAACTGCAAGCGATAAAAAAGCAGGTATACTGAACTAAGAATATAAAAAGAACAGACATACATTGCTAAGGTTATCAAAAAGCAGTTATGCAGTACTGAAAAACATAAATTAGAAAATACATATAATGTATAAAATATAAATATCAATAGTAAAATTGGAGGAATAAAAAAATGAGTAAAGTTATCGAGATAAATCACCCACTAATATTACATAAGTTAGCCTTCTTAAGGGATGAAAAAACAGGGTCAAAGGATTTTAGAAAGTTAGTAGAAGAAATTTCTATGTTAATGGCTTATGAAGTTACAAGAGATTTTCATACAGAAGAAGTAGAAGTGAAGACACCAGTAGCTGTGGCAAAGTGTAAAATGCTTGCAGGTAAGAAAATGGCAGTAGTTCCGATTTTAAGAGCTGGTCTTGGAATGGTTGATGGAGTATTAAATTTGATTCCAGCAGCTAAAGTTGGTCATATTGGATTATATAGAGATGAAGAAACACTTCAACCTGTTGAATATTTTTGTAAATTACCACAAGATATAGCTGAAAGAGATATTATAGTAGTTGATCCAATGCTTGCAACAGGAGGATCTTCAATAGATGCTTTAACTATGCTTAAAAATAGAGGAGCAAAAAATTTAAAATTAATGTGTTTAGTAGGTGCCCCAGAAGGAATTGAAGCTGTTAAAAAAGCACATGATGATGTTGATATTTACTTAGCATCTATAGATGAAAAATTAAATGAACATGGTTATATAGTACCAGGTCTTGGTGATGCAGGAGATAGATTATTTGGAACTAAGTAAAAAATACATCAATAAAACCCATATAAATATCTAGAGTTATTAGTATAACCCAAAATAATTTATACTTACGGGGGATGTGTAGTATGGAAAGAAGAGATAAGCATAATTATTATTTAGATATTGCAGAAACAGTTCTAGAAAGAGGAACTTGTTTAAGAAGAAACTATGGTTCAATAATAGTTAAAAACGATGAGATAATTTCTACTGGATATACAGGAGCGCCTAGAGGAAGAAAAAACTGTATTGATTTAAATAATTGCATAAGGGAAACTCTTAATGTTCCAAGGGGAACACATTATGAATTATGTAGAAGTGTACATAGTGAGGCTAATGCTATAATAAGTGCTTCAAGAAGGGATATGATTGGAGCAACACTTTATTTAGTTGGAAAAGATTCAAAAACAAAGGAATACGTAAAAGATGCTAATTCATGTTCAATGTGTAAAAGATTGATAATCAATTCAGGAATTATTAATGTTGTTATACGAGATTCGAAGGATGAATATAGAGAAATTGATGTGAATTCATGGATAGATGATGACGATTCTTTAAAAATTACTATGGAAGCAGGATATTAAATTGTGCCGAAGGCAATAATTTAAGGTGAAATCTATTGGTGGAATTTTAAAATCCATAAAAACTATGGTTTTATCCTCAACAGTTGACTACTGATTTACTAGTAGTTGACTTAATCAAGCTTAAATTGGAGGAAGTAAAAATGAGTACAAAGAAGATTATTACCATTTTTGGAACTAGACCTGAAGCTATAAAAATGGCACCTCTAGTAAAAGAATTGGAAAAAAGAGAGCAAATTGAGTCAAAAGTTTGTGTAACAGCTCAACATAGAGAAATGTTAGATCAAGTTTTAGAGTTATTTGACATCAAACCAGATTTTGATTTAAATATAATGAAAACAAAGCAGACGTTAACAGGTATTACAAGCAGGGTTTTAGAAGGTTTGGAAGAAGTGTTTCAAGAAGAAAAACCTGATATGATTTTAGTTCATGGAGATACAACAACAACCTTTGCTGGATCACTAGCTGCGTTTTATCAACAAATTAAAGTTGGTCATGTTGAAGCTGGTCTTAGAACGTTTAATAAGTACTTTCCTTTTCCAGAAGAAATGAATAGAAAGCTTACAGGAAGCTTAGCAGATTTACACTTTGCACCAACTAAGGGGTCAAAAGAAAATTTATTAAGAGAAGGCATAAATGAATCTGACATATACATTACAGGAAACACTGTAATTGATGCTATGAGACATACTGTTGAAGAAAATTATGTTTTTGAAACTGACGAATTAAATAATATAGATTTCAATAGAAAAGTTATAATGATTACAGCTCATAGAAGAGAAAACTGGGGAGAAGGAATTCAAAATATTTGTGAGGCTTTAAATAAGATAGTTGAGCAAAACACTGATGTAGAATTAGTATATTTAGTTCATTTAAATCCAGTAGTTAAAGATGTAGTTTTTGAGAGATTAGGTGGAAAGGATAGAATACATTTATTATCCCCATTAGATACTAAAGAAACTCATAATTTAATGAATAAATCATTTATGGTAATGACCGATTCTGGTGGATTGCAAGAAGAAGCACCTCATTTAGGAAAACCTGTACTAGTATTGAGAGATGTTACTGAAAGACCTGAAGCAGTTGAAGCTGGTACAGTTAAGCTTGTGGGAACTGATGTGGATAAAATAGTGAGTGAAGCTAATAAATTATTAAAAAATTCTGAAGCATATTCAAAAATGAGTAAATCTATTAATCCTTATGGAGATGGAGAAGCTTCAAGAAGAATAGCAGATGCTATATTAAAGTATTTTGAATTAAGCTCAAATGAAGTAGATGAGTTTAAAAATATAAAATAGTATAATTAGTGTATTAATTGGATTAGAGTTATGTTTTGCAAGCATATTTGCTTAATTTTTATAGAAATTAAGCAAATATGCTTTTTTGGTATGGATAATTATAAAAGTATGAAGTTTGTTTAAAATTTAACAAAATTTACTTGATAAAAAAAATAATAGAGGGTATAATTTAGATATGTTAATAATTTAACGAAAATAAATATTTTATAGAATTTTAGGAGGTCAAACATGAGAGACGTAGTTATTGTAAGTGCCGTAAGAACAGCATTAGGAAGTTTTGGTGGAGCATTAAAAGATGTATCTGCAGTAGATTTAGGAGCTTTAGTAATTAAAGAAGCAGTTAACAGGGCTGGAGTTAAACCGGAATTAATTGAAGAAGTTATAATGGGTAATGTAATTCAAGCAGGACTTGGTCAAAACACTGCAAGACAATCAACAATAAAAGCAGGATTACCACAAGAAGTTTCAGCTATGACTATAAACAAAGTTTGTGGTTCAGGACTTAGAGCAGTAAGTTTAGCAGCCCAAATGATAAAAGCTGGAGATGCTGATGTTATTGTTGCTGGTGGTATGGAAAATATGTCAGCTGCACCTTATTTATTAAAGTCTGCTAGATTCGGACAAAGAATGGGTGACGGTAAAATGGTTGACTCAATGATAAATGATGCATTATGGGATGCTTTTAATAACTACCACATGGGAGTTACAGCTGAAAATATTGCTAAAGAATGGGGATTAACTAGAGAAGAACAAGACGCTTTTGCAGCAGCTTCACAACAAAAAGCTGAAGCAGCAATTACATCAGGAAGATTCAAGGATGAAATAGTTCCAGTTGTTATCCCACAAAGAAAAGGAGACCCAAAAGTATTTGATACAGATGAATTTCCTAGATTTGGAACAACTGCAGAATCTTTAGCTAAATTAAAACCAGCATTTATAAAAGAAGGAACAGTAACAGCTGGTAATGCTTCAGGAATTAATGATGGAGCAGCAGCATTTGTTATTATGAGTGCAGAAAAAGCAGCAGAATTAGGAATTAAGCCAATGGCTAAGATTCTTTCTTATGGTTCAAAAGGATTAGATCCAGCTATAATGGGATATGGTCCATTCCATGCAACTAAAAAAGCATTAGAAAAAGCTAACATAGCAATTGAAGATTTAGACTTAATTGAAGCTAATGAAGCTTTTGCAGCACAAAGTTTAGCTGTAGCTAAAGACTTAAAGTTTGATATGTCAAAAGTAAATGTTAATGGTGGAGCAATTGCTTTAGGTCATCCAGTTGGAGCATCTGGAGCAAGAATCTTAGTAACTCTTCTTCATGAAATGGAAAAGAGAGATGCTAAGAAAGGTCTTGCAACATTATGTATAGGTGGAGGAATGGGAACAGCTCTTATAGTTGAAAGAGTTTAGTATACAAGTTCACATTCGCAACAAGTTACTATGATAAGATATATTATCATAGTAACTTTTTTATATAATAAAAATTTTAATTGATTCGGTATAAAAGAGTATACTAAAGAGGAAAATAGTATTTGAATTAGTGAGTGATTGATTAATTAATAATGAATAATTGATTAATTAATTAAAAATAAAAAATAAATTTTGAATAAGTAAAAATTTATATATTCAAATATCATATTTTGAATGTAAAGGAATTATCATTAAAAAAAACTTAAAAAAGGTGATATTTCTCCAAATTTCATAGAATTGATAAAAATAAATAACAAATTTTGTAATGAAAATGTTAACATAAAAAGCCAAATAATTATTCAATTAACAAAATATTCTGAAAAAAGACTTGAGAGCTATAATAAAAGTCAAAAAATAAGAAAAAAAAAGAAAAATGTTGAAATTGCTAAGCATTCGGGAGTATTATCGTTATAATTAACTTATATAGGATATACAGACGCAATTTAACTAAAAATAGTAATTTGTTAATGATAAACATAAAAGATATAATATATCTATTGAGGTTAAGGGGGATGTGTATGAATAAAGAGATGAATAAACTGCTTTTACAAACCATAAAATATGATTTGGTAAGTGGTATATTAGTAGCTTTAGTGATAGCATTTACTTCTACCTTTATAAATGCAGGAATCTATGCAGTAGGGATTTGTGTAGCTTTAGCTAATTTTTTGGCGTATGGATACATAATTGAAAAATATTTGAGGAAAGAAGGAAAGCAGTGGATTATATCAGTGACATATTTTTTAAGGATGGCATTCATAGTTGCTACTTTCATGCCATTTGTAAAAAATATATCTTATATGATGTACTACATGGCAGGTTTTGTTTCTCATTATATTCTATTGGTTGGATTCAACATAAAAAATAGGAAAGGAAGTGTTTAGGTTGAAGGAATTAATACCTATATTTTCCCCCGAAATTTTTGGCATTACAATCGACATTACAGCAAGCATAATAGTCGAGTGGGTTGTTATTTTAATTTTGGGAATAGGTGCTTTTCTAT
The window above is part of the Clostridium saccharoperbutylacetonicum N1-4(HMT) genome. Proteins encoded here:
- a CDS encoding L-threonylcarbamoyladenylate synthase, which codes for MKTKVYIIKDPKVDEKKIVEAAEIIKNGGIVVFPTETVYGLGADALNEKAVEKVFMAKGRPQDNPLIIHVASKNVELYAKEVPEVAKQLIDKFWPGPLTVILKKKDIIPGVTSANLDSIGIRMPDDEIARKLIELSNTTIAAPSANISGRPSPTDFQRCIEDLDEKVDCILGGEQSNIGVESTIVDCTVVPPIVLRPGGITLEMLRGVDSGIQLDKAIMQKPQENLKPKAPGMKYKHYSPNAKVTVITGERKKTIEKIKEMVHYNIEKGKKVCILTVEENVNEYTDGVSIVIGSIKDLSTVARNLFEALRKCDDLGADIVLAEGYEEKGVGIAIMNRLNKAAGFDIIEV
- the rpiB gene encoding ribose 5-phosphate isomerase B gives rise to the protein MKIAIGCDHGGVELKNEIIKFLNGEGYEVKDFGTHSTDSCDYPDIALPVAEAVVAKEYEFGILICGTGIGIGIAANKVPGIRAALCSDTFSAHATREHNNANILTMGQRVVGTGLALDIVKTFLSSKFEGDRHQKRINKISDIEKKYTH
- the upp gene encoding uracil phosphoribosyltransferase is translated as MSKVIEINHPLILHKLAFLRDEKTGSKDFRKLVEEISMLMAYEVTRDFHTEEVEVKTPVAVAKCKMLAGKKMAVVPILRAGLGMVDGVLNLIPAAKVGHIGLYRDEETLQPVEYFCKLPQDIAERDIIVVDPMLATGGSSIDALTMLKNRGAKNLKLMCLVGAPEGIEAVKKAHDDVDIYLASIDEKLNEHGYIVPGLGDAGDRLFGTK
- a CDS encoding deaminase, which produces MERRDKHNYYLDIAETVLERGTCLRRNYGSIIVKNDEIISTGYTGAPRGRKNCIDLNNCIRETLNVPRGTHYELCRSVHSEANAIISASRRDMIGATLYLVGKDSKTKEYVKDANSCSMCKRLIINSGIINVVIRDSKDEYREIDVNSWIDDDDSLKITMEAGY
- the wecB gene encoding non-hydrolyzing UDP-N-acetylglucosamine 2-epimerase; the protein is MSTKKIITIFGTRPEAIKMAPLVKELEKREQIESKVCVTAQHREMLDQVLELFDIKPDFDLNIMKTKQTLTGITSRVLEGLEEVFQEEKPDMILVHGDTTTTFAGSLAAFYQQIKVGHVEAGLRTFNKYFPFPEEMNRKLTGSLADLHFAPTKGSKENLLREGINESDIYITGNTVIDAMRHTVEENYVFETDELNNIDFNRKVIMITAHRRENWGEGIQNICEALNKIVEQNTDVELVYLVHLNPVVKDVVFERLGGKDRIHLLSPLDTKETHNLMNKSFMVMTDSGGLQEEAPHLGKPVLVLRDVTERPEAVEAGTVKLVGTDVDKIVSEANKLLKNSEAYSKMSKSINPYGDGEASRRIADAILKYFELSSNEVDEFKNIK
- a CDS encoding acetyl-CoA C-acetyltransferase, whose protein sequence is MRDVVIVSAVRTALGSFGGALKDVSAVDLGALVIKEAVNRAGVKPELIEEVIMGNVIQAGLGQNTARQSTIKAGLPQEVSAMTINKVCGSGLRAVSLAAQMIKAGDADVIVAGGMENMSAAPYLLKSARFGQRMGDGKMVDSMINDALWDAFNNYHMGVTAENIAKEWGLTREEQDAFAAASQQKAEAAITSGRFKDEIVPVVIPQRKGDPKVFDTDEFPRFGTTAESLAKLKPAFIKEGTVTAGNASGINDGAAAFVIMSAEKAAELGIKPMAKILSYGSKGLDPAIMGYGPFHATKKALEKANIAIEDLDLIEANEAFAAQSLAVAKDLKFDMSKVNVNGGAIALGHPVGASGARILVTLLHEMEKRDAKKGLATLCIGGGMGTALIVERV